In the genome of Deinococcus humi, the window GCGTGCTTCAGAAGGACCTGACGCACGTCGTCTACGGTGAGCGTCTGTATCAGGGGGCGGCTCAGGGCCAGGGTCACGGCTGCCTCGTCGTGGAGTGGCTGAGTGCGCAGCGCCACGCCAATGATCTGCGACGGCCCGCCGTGGAGCGGCCACACGCTGACCTTCTGGGGGGCGCCGTGGTCAGGCGTGTAGGCCAGGCTGGTCTGGGCGCTGTCTTCCCGGACTGCCCGGGCACAGGCCGCCTGGAGCTCAGGCGCCCAGCCCTTCAGCGGCTGTCCTGACAGCTTGTCCACCGAGAATCCACTCAGCGCTGCGAACGCGGCATTGACGTGGGCGAGCCGCAGGTCGGCAGTGAGCACGGCGACTGGCAGCGCACCTGCGTGTTCCCCCTCCAGTGCAGCGAAGCTGCTGCGCAGAAGTGGGGCCTGAGTGTCAGGAGTCACGTTAGAAAGTGTAGTGCCGCGGGCGTGGCCTGGAACACGGGCACCCCGAGGCCGCGCGGTGCCCAGAACCGGCGGCATATCGTCCGCGCTGAAGGCTGAAGCTCGCGGTGTTCCATACAGCGCCCGCCCAACTCGCTCGCCCGCAGGGAAAGCCCGGTGCAGGGTCAGGCGTTCACGGACCCTGTCCAGAACGCCGAGAGCTCGGCTGCCTGGCGGCGGCCCTGTGCCCGCCCCGCCCGGGCCGTCTCCTCACGCCGCGCTGGGTCCAGCACGTTGGGCCCGATGGCCTCCACGGATGCGGCGTCCGGTTCGGCCACCAGGACCGCCGAGCCCGCTCCTTCCAGGGCGGCCACCTCACGGGGCAGTGTGGACTGGGGCCCAGGCGGCAGGAGGGACAAGACCAGGACCCGCTGTGCGCCCATGGCCAGGTCCGCATTGGTCACCGACCGGACCCCGCCGTCCATGTACCGGTGACCCTCGATGGTCATGGGCGGCCAGACCCCCGGTACCGCGCAGCTCGCGGCCACCGCGTCGGTCAGGGACACGCCAGCGTCCCGGTCAAAAAAGCGCGGCTCGCCTGTTTCCGCATCGACCGCCACGATCACGAGACGCTCCGCCGGCCACTTGGGACTCGGCAGCCGTGAGGCGATGATGGCCCGGCGCTCGGCCTCAGGCACGCTAGAGGCGCCCAGAGCCAGTTGCCCGATGCGCCGGCGAATCGCTGTGGGATCGGGGCCGACCTCCTGCATCAGCGCCGCGAAGGTGCGGCCCAGGGCGGCGGCGTCGAAGTCGGCGGCCCGTTCCGCGGAGGATTCGAGCTGACGGGCATACAGCTGTTCCAGAGGTGCTCCGCTGGTGATCTGCGCCCCGACAGAGGAGCCTGCCGAGGTGCCCACCACCAGATCGGCATTTCGCAGGTCAAGTCCCTCGTCGAGTAAACCTGTCAGGAAGCCCAGGCCCCAGGCAATGCCGGTGACGCCCCCGCCACCCAGTACCAGCGCACGTTCAAGGGTCATCGGTTCATCATGCCGCGTCCGGGGAGGAACGACAAACCCGTGAGCCCTGGAGAGCAGGACACTGCCGTCTGTGCGCTGGCACGTGCAGACGATTTCCACCCTGGATCGCCTCCAGGAGGAACTGCGGCCCCGATCCGCCCTGCTCCGGTCCCTGAAGCGGTCACCATAAAATGATTCCTGCGTGGTCCGGGGGAGCCAGGCACACTTGCAAGATCAGGATGAATCTGTTGGACGCAGGAGTTCAGGCCGCTCCCTTGCGCCCATGATGGGTAGTGGAAAAGGAGACCCACATGAAGACCAGAAGCATCGTCCCGTGGATCGTGGCGCTCGGCGCGGCGGGTGGATGGCTGTATTCCCGCCGCGCCGCGTCGTATGCGCGGCTTCATCCCGAGCTGCGCCATCCCCTCTTGCGGCTGCGTCATCCCGCGTTCACGCGAATGCTCGTTTCGGTCATGCGCCGCGTGACGCGCGCCGTGCCAGACCCGACAGACGTGGAGTTTGAGCGGCGCGACATCGCGGGGCCCGCGGGCTCACCAGCTGTCCCGGTGCTGCTGTACCGGCCGCTCGATGGGCAGCGGAACACGGCGGCGCTGCTGTACATCCACGGTGGTGGGTTTATCTCAGGTTCGGCCCAGGACTACCACCAGCAATGCGCGCGCTTCGCGAACGAGCTCGGACTGCTGGTCGTGAACGTGGAATACCGTTTGGCCCTGGAAGCGCCGTTCCCCGCACCGTTGGAGGATTGCTACGCCGCGCTGAAGTGGATGAGCGACCATGCCGCCAGGCTGGGCCTCGACCCTGAACGCATCGCCCTGGCAGGGGACAGCGCCGGCGCCGGGCTGGCTGCGGGTCTGGCGCAACTTGCGCACGACCGCGGCGAGGTGAAGCCTGCCTTTCAGCTGCTGCTGTATCCAATGCTGGACGACCGCACGGTCCTCCGTGAACAGCACGGCGGCCGGGGAGAGTTCGTGTGGACCCCCGGGTCCAACCGGCTGGGGTGGACCACCTACCTCGGCCATCCGCCGGTCCCGGAGCAGGCGCCGGAGTATGCGGCGCCTGCCCGGCGGACGGACCTGCGGGGGCTCGCGCCGGCGTGGATCGGCGTTGGGACGCTAGACCTGTTTTACCTCGAGGACAGGACGTACGCGCAGCGCCTGACGCAGGCGGACGTGCCATGCGAGTTCTTTGAAGTGGAGGGCGGATACCACGCGAGCGAGCTGTTCATGCCCGGCGCCTCGGTGTCGGGGGTTTTCCTAGACCGGAGCAGACAGGCCTTGCGGCGAGGACTGCGTCTGGAGCATCAGAACGGCGGGCCTTCGTCCTGAGGGGATCCGCACGCGTGACTGTCATCCTCAATTACGGCCAGTCCTTTGGGCTGCAGGAAAGCATGCATCATCGGCTGGTCATCCTGTCTTCGGTACGGTAACTGGGCAAGGAGCCAATATGCCCCAGGAATCCGACAGGTCCACCCCCCCTCAACCAACGTCTCAGGAACGGGTCTATGTTCTCCGCATCTGGCGTGAACCCGGCGTCCATGCCAGTGGACTGACCTGGCGAGCCTCCCTGCGGGAAGGGACTCTCGCACAGAGGCGCTACTTTGCCAGCATCGACGACTGCATTGACCATCTGTACAGCGAATTCACCCGCTCATGAGGGCCGTTGTGTTCTGGTGGACCTCAACTCGCACCACACAGCCCCAGGCGTGCTGCTGCACCCAGCATGGTCCGTTGACCAGCGTCCTGGGGCAGGTTGCTCTGGTCTCCGTCCTATTCGGTCACGCGGTCAGGCACGCCGCTGGCCCCATTCCAAAGGAAGTCTCACCATGAACCTGAAGTCTCTGGGATACCGCACAGACCTGATTTTCGCGCGCTTCCGTGGCCGAGTGACTGAGCTGGAAGAGGCCGTCGCTGTCGTGAATCCCCGCAGCCCCGCGCATTATTTCGGCAATCTGCTTATCTTTCACAGGCCACCGCAGCCCGGCGACCTGGCCCATTGGGAGGCGCTGTTCGCGCAGCACGTCGGCCAGCCGCCAGCGACTCCGCATCGCCTGTTCGGTTGGGACGTTCCGGTGACCCAGGCACCTCAGCTGGACGAGTTCCTTGAGGCTGGCTATCAACTGGAAGAGAACATCGTCATGGCGGCGCCACAGCTGCATGCCCCGCCGCGCCCCAACAGCAACGCACAGTACCGGCCGCTGGCAGATGTGGACGAGGAATGGGTGCAGGCCCTGGACAATCAGGTCGCCAGCCGGGAAGACGGACACGACGAGGAACGTTACCGCCGCTTCAAGGAAACGCAACTGCAGGGCCTGCGTGAAATGTGCCGTGCGGGCCAGGGCTTCTGGTACGGCGCTTTTCTGGACGGCCGGCTGGTGGCGGACCTGGGGGTGTTTTCCGATGGCGGTGAACTGCTCCGTTATCAGAGTGTCGGCACCGATCCGGCCCACCGCAGGCAGGGGCTGTGTGCATCGCTGACGTTCTTCGCCGGTGAGCATGCCCGCCAGCACTTCGGTGCCCGTAAGCTGGTAATCGTGGCCGACGACCATGCGAGTGCAAAACGTGTGTACGCATCTGTCGGTTTTGAGACTGTGGAACGTCAGCAACTGCTGCTTTCTAGCAGGACGTAACCCGCCTGCCCTGACCGTGCTGGTTCAGGCGGATCAGTCGTGCCCCTCCGCATAACGGCTCCGAGAAGACACCCTCGAGGTCCGAAGGAGTCGCCTCCTGTCTGGTCCTTGCCTGCGGAATGATCAGTCTCCACCGGAGCAGGTCAGGGTGCTCATCTGGCTGGAATCCCGAGCATCCAACGTCCCAGATCTCGGTCAGCACGCATTCCAGAGAGAATTTGACATTGGTCCATAGGGCTGCGAAGACGGAGCGCCCCATCCAGTAATTCAACCGCGCCGCCGCCCAACAGATCGTTCCCGCACAGAGCCGCCGATCACGCTGTGGTCAGGGGAGCCAGGGTCAACCGTAGGAGGTGCTCCTGACCGTCCGGGCTGGCCAGGGCGCGGTAGCGGCGGTGAAGGTCACGCAGTTCCCGCTGGAGCGCCTTGGCGTCAGCTGGACGCAGGGTCATGGTCGTCGTGTTGTCCCAGATCGCCGGGTACGCTTCCTCCAGCAGCACGTCCAGTAAGCCTCCCGGCCCCGGCACGCGGCCGCCGTCTGGCGGGAAGGGCAGCAGGGTATGGCTGTGCAGTCCACCCTCGTCTCCGGAGGTATACAGCCCGAACCAGCGCGGATCCTCACCCAGTTCGCTCCAGGCGCGGGTCAGCTTGTCCAGCGTCGAGCGCCGCGCGTTGTCAAGAGAATCTTCGTAGAGCGACTGCACGGACGCGGCGTCTGTCGCTGTGAACGGCACAAAGTATTGCCGGGAGGTCGCGCGGTAATGCCGCACAGCGCGTCCGGCCCGGGCCTCTGTGCGTGTGACCTCCAACAGGCCCAGACGCTGGAACTGCCGCACGCGGTAAAGCATGGCGTTTGTCGAGACGCCGACCTCGCGGGCCACGTCCGACACGCGGCGTTCGCGCCAGATGAACGGTTCGAAGAACTGCCGGGTATATGCGTCGGCCAGGACGCGCGCCGCCGCCGGGTCGTCCAGCCGCTGCCACGCTCCCAGGCTAGGTGAATCGGACGGTGTCATGTTCACCAGCATACCGGCCACGCTGCGCTCTATGGGGTCTTTATGTTCCGGTTGCTGAGCGTTCCCGCCTTCTTTCCCCTGTGGCTCGGACAGGTGATCTCGCAGATCGGCGACCGGGCACTGGGCCTGGCGCTGGGGTTCTTCGTGTTCAAGGAAACCGGTTCCGTGACCGCCACGGCGCTGCTGGCGTTGTCGGTGTACCTGCCGGGCCTGCTGTTCGGTTCCTTCGCCGGGGTCCTGACGGACCGCTGGGATCGCCGACGCGTCCTGATCATCAGCCAGATCCTGCAGGGAGCCGTGATGTTGCTCTTGCTGCTGGCCACCCAACCAGGGTGGCTGTGGGTCGCGTACGCCGTGACCTTCGCCGAATTGACCCTGAGCCTGGTCGCCATGCCCGCCGGCGCGGCGCTGCTGCCCTCTCTGGTCGGCGAGGAGCGGCTGGGCCGCGCGAACGCCACCCTGTCGGTCGGCACCACGGTGGCCCGCCTGCTGGGGCCGCCACTGGGGGGCGTGCTGGTGGCCTCGGCGGGAGTGCGCGGCGTGGTGATCTTCGACACCCTGACCTTCCTGGGCGCGGCGCTGTGCTTCATGCGGCTGCCCCGGGTTCCTGTGACACAGTCTGTGTCAGACACGGCTCCGGACACGCTCATCGGTTCGTGGCGAGCACTGGCCACCGAGTGGCGTGCGGGGCTGCACGTGATCCGGCACAACCGCGTCATCCTGGGCCTGCTCGTGGTGCTGGGCCTGACCAGTCTGGGCGGCACCCTGATCGATTCCGCCTATATGCCCTTCGTGCAGGGTGTACTGCACGCAGACGCTGCCCAGGTGGGCCTGCTGAGCACCGTCATGGGGGCCAGCACCCTGCTGGGTGGTGTGATCGCCAGCTGGGCCGTCGGGCGGCTGCCCCTGGCGCGGCTGGCGGCTGGCGGCACCCTGCTGGTGGGCGCGCTGATGCTGCTGATGTATACGCAGACCTCCCTGACAGTCATGTTCGCCGTCACGGCCGTGCTGGGCGTGCCGATGGTGGTCTCAAACGTGGCCACCTCGACGCTGGTGCAACTGGCCACGCCAGACGCGTACCGGGGCCGGGTGTACGGGGCGCTGGGCACCACCACCGCGCTCGCCGGCGTCATCGCCACCGGCGGAGCGGCCCTGATCGGCGCTCAGATCGGCCCGGTACGCCTTCTGACCGTAGCCGGCGGCCTCACCCTGCTGGGCGCTGTGGCGGCCACGGTGTTGCTGCGGCCCCCCAGCGCTCCAGTTGGGGATCGGCACGCCGTGGGCACGCCAGGCGAGGACGCGACCACATGAGGCGGCGTAGTGGCCCAGCCGAGCATGCTCGGCTGGGCCACTACCTCCTGACATGCGTTGTCAGGGCTTCAAGGCCCAGGGCCGCCCCTCCTCCCAGGTCAGGACGGCAGCGTGCAGTTGCCGGCGGGTGTGTTGAGCGTCCCAGGCATGAAAGATCAGGACGTCCTGGCCCTCCAGGGTGGTGGCGCTGGCGTGGCCAGGACCGATCAGCGTTCCGGCGGTCCGCAGCACATTCGCGCCCTCCAGCGGTTCGGTCCAGGGACCGAGTGGGTGATCGGCTACCGCGTGTCCGACGCCGTAGGTTTCGTTGGTCCACGCCCCACCGGAGTACAGCAGGTGAAATTGACCGTTGCGAAAGAGCACGAAAGCACCTTCCAGGGTATGCCAGTCGTACACCTCACCGTACATTGACCGTCCCGCCTGGTAACGTTGCCACTCGCTGCTGGCCCGCAGGATGGTCTGCGATTCGCCCAGCCGGGTCATGTCGTGCAGAGGAGCGACGGCCAGCACAGTGCCGGGGCGCTCACCGCCCAGATCATCACGCGCGAAGAACATCCACCACGTTCCGTCCGGGGCCCGGAAGGGGTGGGGATCGATGGCGAAGGGCTCGTCCGGTGTGAGATTCAGCCCCTGGTCCACGAAAGGACCGAGCGGGTGGGCCGCCGTTGCCACTCGCAGATGATGTCCCTGATCACCGTGACCAACCGAGTAGTACAGGTAAAAGGTATCGCCGTTACGCGCGACCTCCGGGGCCCAGTAATCCAGCCGCTCCGGTTGCAGCGGCTCCAGGACGCCGCCGTGCGAGGTCCAGTCCACCAGGTTCGGCGAGGACAGTACCTCGAAAGCCCGCGTGCCTGTCTCGCCGTTCAGGCCAGTGCCGTAGGCGTAATACGTGTCGCCGTCAAGCAGCACGAAGGGATCGGCAAAATAACCGGCATATAGGGGGCCGGACGGCAGCGAGGGAGAGGGGGGAGGGCGGCTCATGGGGTGGGTGCCCGCTGCGGCGCAAGGGTAGGCCCAGCCACCTGGACCCGGCCGCCGGAGAAGGTCACCGGGTCCAGCCGCAGGCTGCGGTATCCGCCCACCGCGTCCGAGGTGCGGCCCGCAGTCCAGGCGTGGTAAGCCAGCCACGTGCGGCCCGCGCCGTCGGTCACCACTGTCTGGTGGCCGGGCCCGGCCACCTCGCCCTTGCTGACCAGGATTGGATTTTCCGGAGCCTTCTTGTATGGCCCGGTCACGCGCGTTGCCGTCGCGTAACCTACCGCGTACAGGTCACTGTCGTATGGCCCGGCGGAGTACAGCAGGTAATACACGCCGCCTGCGCGGTACAGGGTGGGGGCTTCAATGACGTTGCCCTCCCACAGCTGGAAGTTCTGGATCAGGGTGCTGGCCTTTCCAGTCAGCTTCAGGCCGTCTGGACTGAGCGGCTGAAGGTAGAGGTTCGTGGCCTGGTTGCAGCAGTTGCCGTCGTTCTTCCACAGCAGGTAGCGTTTGCCGTCCGCATCCTTGAAAGGGCTGGCGTCGATGCTGCCGCCCTCAGCAAGCTGGCAGACCAGCGGCTTGCCGGAGGTGTCCCTGAACGGTCCCGCCGGCGAGGCCGCCGTCGCCACGCCGATGCACTGGCGGCCGCTGGCGTCGTCCTGGGCAGTGAAGTACAGCGCAAAGGTCTTGCCGATCTGAGTGACTTCGGGGGCCCAGGTCCGTCCGCCCCTGGTCCACTCGGGCAGCACCGGCATAGCGTCGCCGGCGGCCTCCCAGTGCACCAGATCCCGGCTGACCGCGTGCGGCACGTTGGCATTCGAGCTGTTGGTGGAATAGGCGTGGTAGACATTGCCGACGCGCAACAGGCCTGGATCGGGGAAGTTCTCGTCGAGGACTGGATTTCGGAAGGTGGCGGTGGGGGCCGGCGCGGGGCGGGCCGTCGCCGGGCCGCTCCCGCCCGCCAGCGTGGAACTGGAGAGCAGAGCGCCGGTCAGGCCCAGGCCCAGCAGCAGTGGAAAACGCGACATGGTTACTCCTTGAGACCGGTGGTGGACAGGCCCGATTCCAGAAAGCGCTGCGCCAGCAGGTAGGCGATCAGCGCGGGAACTGCCGCGAGGGTGGTGGCGGCCATCAACTTGCCGTACTCGGTCACGTAACGCTGCGAGAAGGTGGTGATGCCCACCGGCAACGTCATCTTGTCTACGTCCGTGACGGTGAACAGCGGCCACAGGAAGTTGTTCCACGATCCCATGAAGGCAAACACCGCCAGCGTCGCCAGAGAGGGAATACTCAGGGGCAAAATGATTCGCCACAGGATCTGCAGGCTGTTCGCGCCGTCGAGCCGCGCAGCCTCCTCCAGCTCGCGCGGAATGCCCATGAAGAACTGGCGCAGCAGGAACACGCCGAACACCCCACTCAGCCCCGGCCAGATCAGCGCGTGGTACGAGTTGATCCAGTTGAAATTGAGCATCATGATGTAGGTGGGAATCAGGGTCACGATGCCGGGGATCATCAGGCTGGACAGGATGAACCAGAACCAGGCGTTGCGCCCCGGGAAACGCATGCGCGCCAGCGGGTAGGCGGTCAGCGCACACAGCGCGACGTGCAACACGGTAAAGGCCAGGGCCACATACAGTGAATTGCCGGTCCAGCGCAGGATGTTGCCGTCCGGCGAGGTCAGCACCTCACGGTAATTGTCCAGGGTGGGCCGGCTGGGAATCCACTGTACCGGCAGTGAGATGGCGTCGGCCTCGGTCTTGAATGAGGTGGAGATCATCCAGTAGACCGGGGCCAGGAAGATGATCGCCAGCACGCACAGCAGCAGAAAGCGTGGGAGATCGCGCGGCATCCGGCGACGGCGCACACGGCGGACGGGGGCAGTCGTGGTCATCCCTCGTCCCCCTTCACGTCACGCGCCATCAGGCCGAACTGCGCGGCCGTGAAGATGAGCATGATCAGCCCGAAAGCGAAGCCCATGGCCGCGGCGCTGGAATACTGCGCGTTGGTGAAGCCTTCCTCGGTGATGTACTGGATCACGCTCTGTGTCGAGCGGCTCGGTCCGCCGTTGGTGATCAGCAGCGATTGTCCGAACAGTTGAAACGACGCCAGTGCCGTGGTGACGAACACGAACAGCGTGACCGGGGCCAGCAGAGGTATGGTAATGAACCGCAGGCTCTGCCACGGTGTGGCCCCATCCAGGGAGGCGGCCTCATACAGGCTGACGGGCACGTTGCCCAGCGCTGCTAAGTACAGCGTCATGTTGAAGCCCACGGTCCACCACACCGTTCCGACCACGATGGGCACCCAGGCCAACCCCTCGGTGGACAGCCAGGGAATCGGCGGGGCACTCGCCAGCACCATGCGTGCAGCATTGACCAGCCCGATCTGGTTGTCGAACATCCAGCGCCACAAAATACCCATCACCGAGACAGTCAGGATGCCCGGCATGAAGAACACAGCCCGGAAGAAGGTACGCCCGAAGATGGGCCGGTGCAGCAGCAGCGCCAGCCCCAGCGCGGCGATCAGCAACAGCGGCACGCTCACGATGGTGAAGAAGGTGGTGTTCCACAAGGTCTTCCAGAAGAAGTCGGCCTGTGGCGTGCCCGGTGTGAACAGGTTGCGGTAGAACTCGGATCCCACGAACGTTTTGACCGGATTGAGCAGATCCCAGCGGTGCAGGCTGATGTACAGCCCGTAACCGATGGGATACACAGTGAACAGGAAGAACAGCACCGCGTGGGGCAGCAGGTACAGGTACGGTTCCAGCGGGACGCGGCGGCGCGGAGTGGGAGCGGGGGCCGTGGTGGTCCGGGCGGGCGCCTGGGTGATGGTCATGGACGGGACACCTCTCGCGGGGGTGAGAGACCGACGAAGACAGCGGCCCGGCCCACCTTGCCTCCGGTGTCAGAGGGAAAGGGGCCGGGCCGCCGCTTGCCTTACTGGGCCGGCATTACTGGAAGTTCTTGCGGGCCTGCTCGATCTGCTTGTTGGACTCCTTCACGCCGTCGTTCAGGGCCTGCGAGACGGTCTTCTTGCCCAGGTAAGCGGCTTCCCATGCCTGATCGAATGGTGCCATCACCTGACCCACCCACGGGTAGCCGCTGGTGGCGTACACGCTGTCCAGGCGGTCAAAGATGCCGCTGATGGGTGCCTTTTCGAAAGTGGCATTCTTGGCGACGGCGGCCTGGGTGGGGAGGCTGCCGGTGCTGGTCCAGGTCAGGTTCTGCGCGGGCTGGCTCAGCCAAGCCATAAAGTCCAACGCAGCCTTGCGTTTATTGGCGTCGTAGCTGGAAGGCTGTTTGGGCAGGGTCAGGTGGCTGGATCCGCCCCAGGCCGCGTCCTTGACCGTTCCGCCCACGCGTGGCATGAAGGTCACGCCAAAGTTCATCTTCTGGCTCTCGAAACGGTCCAGGTACCACTGACCGCTGGGGAAGAAGCAGACCTTGCCCTGGCTGAAGGCGGCCAGTTCGGCTTCCTCGGTGCTGTTGGGACGCGCCACATGCTGCTTCTGCACCAGATCGACCAGGAACTGGACGGCGCTGATGGCCTGCGGCGAGTTGAAGGCCGCGTTCTGGTCCTTGTTCACCATCTGACCACCGTTCTGAAGGATGGCCGCGTAGGCGGCCCGGGCGCCCACCCAGTTGTTGTACAGGCTGATTCCCCAGGTGTCCAGGTTTTTGGGATCAAAGCCCGTCTGGCCCGCCTTCTTGCCGCTCTTGTCCACCGTGCAGGCCAGGGACGCCTTCAGGAGCTCATCGCGCGTGCGGGGCGGCTTGTTGGGGTCCAGCCCAGCCTTCTTCATCAGGTCTTTGTTGTAGAACATCACGTAGGCGACGCTGGAAATCGGCACCCCGTACGCCTGATCCTTGTAATCCGCCGTGGCGAACAGCGGCCCGAAGAACTTGGACTTGTCGATGCCCGCCCCCTTCAGCTCGGCAGGGGTCAGTGGCGAGACTGCGCCGCGCGCCACGAAACCAGTGATCTGGTCCTCATTGATTACCACCACGTCGGGGGCCTTGCCCGAGGCAACCAGGGCCGGGAGCTGCTGCCAAGTGGTGCCCCATGGCTGGGCCTGGGCCCGCACCTGAACGTTGGGGTGGCTGTCGTTGTACTTCTTGATCAGCCCTTCCATCACGGGCCGGTCCGGACCGGTAAACCCGTGCAAGAAGGTCAGGTTGACCTTGGGACCGGTGTAGCCCTGGGCGTTGGCCGGACCAGAGGAGACGGCGAAGGTGACGGCGGCGGTCAGCAGGACCAGACGGGACAGTGGTGTGCTCATTGGATCAAACCTCCAGTAAGTGGAAATCAAAGTCGGGAAGCCGGGCTTCCGAGACCGTAATGTCCTGAACGGTGTTGCGCGGTGGCAGCCTGAGAAACTTGCGTTGTGTGCAGCTCTCAAAGTACCTCACCACAAAATAGCCGTCAATCTTTTGATAACAGTTGAGGATAAGTGTAGTTTTCACTTTTCTTGCCATGTTCCTTGAGTTGCTCTAAATGTTTGCACCCCTCATTGACTTTTGAGGCCCGCAAGGTGCAGCCACACCGTTTGAGCAGATGTTTTCCCTGGGATGATCGAGCGTGGGGACCAGCCGCCTCTTGCGCTCACGTCATCCTCGGGAGACCGACGGACATTCTCCGGCTCCGCATCGCTCTTCAGGGCCTGCTCATGACACCTTGGCCCACCGCACCCGGCTTGCCTACGTCTAATCACCTCTAACAGAGTTTGTCTATCGTAAGGGTGAAAGAGATTGGGAAGAAACCATTCCTTAGCCTGAGCTGTTCCGCCCTGTCCTGCACGCCCGTCCTGTTGTCCTGCCTTGGAGATTCCATGAACACCCCATCCCCCCATCCCCGGCCTCAGCTCCAGCGCCCAACCTGGCGCAGCCTCGACGGCGAGTG includes:
- a CDS encoding patatin-like phospholipase family protein, whose amino-acid sequence is MTLERALVLGGGGVTGIAWGLGFLTGLLDEGLDLRNADLVVGTSAGSSVGAQITSGAPLEQLYARQLESSAERAADFDAAALGRTFAALMQEVGPDPTAIRRRIGQLALGASSVPEAERRAIIASRLPSPKWPAERLVIVAVDAETGEPRFFDRDAGVSLTDAVAASCAVPGVWPPMTIEGHRYMDGGVRSVTNADLAMGAQRVLVLSLLPPGPQSTLPREVAALEGAGSAVLVAEPDAASVEAIGPNVLDPARREETARAGRAQGRRQAAELSAFWTGSVNA
- a CDS encoding carbohydrate ABC transporter permease, producing MTITQAPARTTTAPAPTPRRRVPLEPYLYLLPHAVLFFLFTVYPIGYGLYISLHRWDLLNPVKTFVGSEFYRNLFTPGTPQADFFWKTLWNTTFFTIVSVPLLLIAALGLALLLHRPIFGRTFFRAVFFMPGILTVSVMGILWRWMFDNQIGLVNAARMVLASAPPIPWLSTEGLAWVPIVVGTVWWTVGFNMTLYLAALGNVPVSLYEAASLDGATPWQSLRFITIPLLAPVTLFVFVTTALASFQLFGQSLLITNGGPSRSTQSVIQYITEEGFTNAQYSSAAAMGFAFGLIMLIFTAAQFGLMARDVKGDEG
- a CDS encoding GNAT family N-acetyltransferase codes for the protein MNLKSLGYRTDLIFARFRGRVTELEEAVAVVNPRSPAHYFGNLLIFHRPPQPGDLAHWEALFAQHVGQPPATPHRLFGWDVPVTQAPQLDEFLEAGYQLEENIVMAAPQLHAPPRPNSNAQYRPLADVDEEWVQALDNQVASREDGHDEERYRRFKETQLQGLREMCRAGQGFWYGAFLDGRLVADLGVFSDGGELLRYQSVGTDPAHRRQGLCASLTFFAGEHARQHFGARKLVIVADDHASAKRVYASVGFETVERQQLLLSSRT
- a CDS encoding glycoside hydrolase family 43 protein yields the protein MSRFPLLLGLGLTGALLSSSTLAGGSGPATARPAPAPTATFRNPVLDENFPDPGLLRVGNVYHAYSTNSSNANVPHAVSRDLVHWEAAGDAMPVLPEWTRGGRTWAPEVTQIGKTFALYFTAQDDASGRQCIGVATAASPAGPFRDTSGKPLVCQLAEGGSIDASPFKDADGKRYLLWKNDGNCCNQATNLYLQPLSPDGLKLTGKASTLIQNFQLWEGNVIEAPTLYRAGGVYYLLYSAGPYDSDLYAVGYATATRVTGPYKKAPENPILVSKGEVAGPGHQTVVTDGAGRTWLAYHAWTAGRTSDAVGGYRSLRLDPVTFSGGRVQVAGPTLAPQRAPTP
- a CDS encoding MFS transporter, whose amino-acid sequence is MFRLLSVPAFFPLWLGQVISQIGDRALGLALGFFVFKETGSVTATALLALSVYLPGLLFGSFAGVLTDRWDRRRVLIISQILQGAVMLLLLLATQPGWLWVAYAVTFAELTLSLVAMPAGAALLPSLVGEERLGRANATLSVGTTVARLLGPPLGGVLVASAGVRGVVIFDTLTFLGAALCFMRLPRVPVTQSVSDTAPDTLIGSWRALATEWRAGLHVIRHNRVILGLLVVLGLTSLGGTLIDSAYMPFVQGVLHADAAQVGLLSTVMGASTLLGGVIASWAVGRLPLARLAAGGTLLVGALMLLMYTQTSLTVMFAVTAVLGVPMVVSNVATSTLVQLATPDAYRGRVYGALGTTTALAGVIATGGAALIGAQIGPVRLLTVAGGLTLLGAVAATVLLRPPSAPVGDRHAVGTPGEDATT
- a CDS encoding helix-turn-helix transcriptional regulator is translated as MTPSDSPSLGAWQRLDDPAAARVLADAYTRQFFEPFIWRERRVSDVAREVGVSTNAMLYRVRQFQRLGLLEVTRTEARAGRAVRHYRATSRQYFVPFTATDAASVQSLYEDSLDNARRSTLDKLTRAWSELGEDPRWFGLYTSGDEGGLHSHTLLPFPPDGGRVPGPGGLLDVLLEEAYPAIWDNTTTMTLRPADAKALQRELRDLHRRYRALASPDGQEHLLRLTLAPLTTA
- a CDS encoding glycoside hydrolase family 43 protein; its protein translation is MSRPPPSPSLPSGPLYAGYFADPFVLLDGDTYYAYGTGLNGETGTRAFEVLSSPNLVDWTSHGGVLEPLQPERLDYWAPEVARNGDTFYLYYSVGHGDQGHHLRVATAAHPLGPFVDQGLNLTPDEPFAIDPHPFRAPDGTWWMFFARDDLGGERPGTVLAVAPLHDMTRLGESQTILRASSEWQRYQAGRSMYGEVYDWHTLEGAFVLFRNGQFHLLYSGGAWTNETYGVGHAVADHPLGPWTEPLEGANVLRTAGTLIGPGHASATTLEGQDVLIFHAWDAQHTRRQLHAAVLTWEEGRPWALKP
- a CDS encoding alpha/beta hydrolase, coding for MKTRSIVPWIVALGAAGGWLYSRRAASYARLHPELRHPLLRLRHPAFTRMLVSVMRRVTRAVPDPTDVEFERRDIAGPAGSPAVPVLLYRPLDGQRNTAALLYIHGGGFISGSAQDYHQQCARFANELGLLVVNVEYRLALEAPFPAPLEDCYAALKWMSDHAARLGLDPERIALAGDSAGAGLAAGLAQLAHDRGEVKPAFQLLLYPMLDDRTVLREQHGGRGEFVWTPGSNRLGWTTYLGHPPVPEQAPEYAAPARRTDLRGLAPAWIGVGTLDLFYLEDRTYAQRLTQADVPCEFFEVEGGYHASELFMPGASVSGVFLDRSRQALRRGLRLEHQNGGPSS
- a CDS encoding carbohydrate ABC transporter permease, coding for MTTTAPVRRVRRRRMPRDLPRFLLLCVLAIIFLAPVYWMISTSFKTEADAISLPVQWIPSRPTLDNYREVLTSPDGNILRWTGNSLYVALAFTVLHVALCALTAYPLARMRFPGRNAWFWFILSSLMIPGIVTLIPTYIMMLNFNWINSYHALIWPGLSGVFGVFLLRQFFMGIPRELEEAARLDGANSLQILWRIILPLSIPSLATLAVFAFMGSWNNFLWPLFTVTDVDKMTLPVGITTFSQRYVTEYGKLMAATTLAAVPALIAYLLAQRFLESGLSTTGLKE